The following are from one region of the Paenibacillus sp. JZ16 genome:
- a CDS encoding DUF4179 domain-containing protein — protein sequence MFEKEERMLKEMNRDAEISEAVVSDEALDAAVRSGMRRGRRTHRSRARMATVSAVAVTVAAALLFVVWSGNEGLVNPKEQMAAQGPYPPLTGFDFGEDITLNSANKHGMIQQVDQSATKGDYTVTVNGILVGSQQMEVFYTIQNRARNPADLKGLEMKRRGSSEPLPYSIGSSGGNEIKPGADKLFHSRSYILMAENHAIPEELTLSFKIAPYSTNTAYESSAENQQVLDINVSVDMETVRKYISTIPLNKMLQIESQRFYLKEAVLSPAGIVVKANIPSGNTMKVSGLWDVYLEAVVNGEKIRLNSDSAFLPGAGGGDMTYFFDSNILEKPESITLKASGFQAVDPSKMKLVVDTDKKEVIRSPDGDLRFGEYTGHTLTVEYEEQADRHMGSVSIEPEFVDGEGKKHRINEDAGGLSASSQSSSDSEVSLITQYIHLKPGVYPQPLTFTLSSYPGVMEQAFEVPIQ from the coding sequence ATGTTTGAGAAGGAAGAGCGAATGCTCAAGGAGATGAACAGGGACGCGGAGATCAGCGAAGCGGTTGTATCCGATGAAGCATTGGACGCGGCGGTGCGAAGCGGGATGCGAAGAGGACGGCGCACGCACCGGAGCCGGGCCCGAATGGCTACCGTCTCTGCCGTGGCTGTAACCGTTGCGGCTGCGCTGCTGTTCGTCGTCTGGAGCGGGAACGAAGGGCTGGTAAATCCCAAGGAGCAAATGGCGGCTCAAGGGCCGTATCCGCCATTGACCGGGTTTGATTTTGGAGAAGATATTACGCTGAATTCAGCTAACAAACACGGCATGATTCAACAGGTGGATCAATCGGCGACCAAGGGGGATTATACGGTAACGGTCAACGGGATACTTGTAGGCTCCCAGCAGATGGAGGTGTTCTATACGATCCAAAACCGTGCGAGGAATCCCGCAGATTTAAAGGGGCTGGAGATGAAGCGCCGGGGATCCAGCGAACCGCTGCCTTATAGTATTGGGTCGTCGGGTGGAAACGAGATTAAGCCCGGCGCCGACAAGCTGTTCCATTCCCGATCGTACATTCTTATGGCTGAGAATCACGCTATACCTGAGGAACTGACGTTATCTTTTAAGATTGCCCCCTATTCGACAAATACGGCTTATGAATCCTCGGCAGAGAACCAGCAGGTGCTCGATATTAACGTATCCGTTGATATGGAGACAGTCCGGAAGTATATTAGCACGATTCCGCTCAACAAAATGCTGCAGATTGAGAGTCAGCGGTTCTATTTGAAAGAAGCCGTGTTGTCTCCTGCCGGTATCGTCGTGAAAGCAAACATCCCATCCGGCAATACGATGAAGGTATCCGGTTTATGGGATGTGTATTTGGAAGCCGTGGTTAACGGCGAGAAGATCAGATTGAACAGCGATTCCGCCTTTTTGCCCGGTGCAGGCGGTGGAGACATGACTTACTTCTTCGACAGCAATATATTGGAGAAGCCGGAATCGATCACGCTGAAAGCGAGCGGATTCCAGGCAGTGGACCCCTCGAAGATGAAACTCGTGGTGGATACGGATAAGAAGGAGGTCATTCGTTCACCGGACGGCGATCTTCGGTTCGGAGAGTACACGGGGCATACGCTGACAGTTGAATACGAAGAACAGGCTGACCGGCATATGGGCAGCGTGTCGATTGAACCGGAGTTTGTGGATGGAGAAGGGAAAAAGCATAGGATCAACGAGGATGCAGGGGGGCTCAGTGCCTCGTCCCAATCCTCATCGGATTCTGAGGTAAGCCTCATTACGCAGTATATTCACCTTAAGCCCGGGGTTTACCCTCAGCCGCTGACATTTACGTTAAGCAGTTATCCTGGTGTCATGGAGCAGGCATTCGAGGTGCCGATTCAATAA
- a CDS encoding lactonase family protein has product MTAGQELIFYIGTYGSDEENRIHWGAMDRGTGELRLLGGTAGIENPTYLDFDDSISVLYAASEKGESDVSAYSANLVTGELTLLNVQSTGSSGACHVSRTSDGNYLLTTGYSDGHISVLALEEDGQIGELVSKIKHSGRGLRDDRQSEAHPHSIFEDPVNKYIVVSDLGMDDVNLYRLEEGKLVTHREISLPPGSGPRHVSFHPSGKWVYGTNELNSTVTAYANDGTFGDLKILQHISTLPEDVVLDNNTSAHLLVSPCGRYLYASNRGHDSIVQYVIDQETGTLRAVNWVSSGGKTPRHFNILPEGFLLTANQDNGLIASYRIDPDTGNLVSTGYTLEVTRPVCICPVEKAKANKR; this is encoded by the coding sequence ATGACAGCAGGACAGGAACTGATATTTTACATAGGAACCTACGGTTCGGATGAAGAGAATCGCATTCATTGGGGGGCGATGGATCGGGGTACAGGAGAGCTCCGTCTCTTAGGCGGTACGGCGGGTATTGAAAACCCTACCTATCTGGATTTCGATGATTCCATCTCCGTACTGTATGCAGCCAGTGAGAAGGGCGAAAGCGATGTGTCGGCTTATTCAGCCAATCTGGTAACCGGTGAATTAACGCTGCTGAATGTTCAGTCTACCGGCTCATCCGGTGCGTGTCATGTATCCCGGACATCGGACGGGAACTACCTGCTTACGACAGGGTACAGCGATGGACATATATCGGTGCTGGCATTAGAAGAAGACGGTCAGATCGGAGAGCTGGTCTCCAAGATCAAGCACAGCGGACGCGGTCTTCGCGATGACCGTCAATCGGAAGCGCATCCGCATTCGATATTTGAAGACCCCGTCAACAAGTATATCGTGGTCAGTGACCTGGGCATGGATGATGTGAACCTGTATCGGCTGGAGGAAGGCAAGCTGGTCACCCACCGCGAGATCAGTCTTCCGCCAGGCTCGGGCCCAAGGCATGTGTCCTTTCATCCATCAGGCAAGTGGGTGTATGGCACGAACGAACTGAACAGCACGGTAACGGCATACGCAAACGATGGGACATTTGGGGATTTGAAAATATTACAGCATATATCGACGCTGCCAGAGGATGTAGTGTTGGATAACAACACATCGGCCCACCTGCTGGTATCTCCTTGCGGCCGTTATCTGTACGCCTCCAACCGGGGCCATGACAGCATCGTTCAATATGTGATCGACCAGGAGACCGGTACGCTCCGCGCAGTCAACTGGGTGTCTTCCGGCGGTAAAACGCCGCGCCACTTCAATATACTGCCAGAGGGCTTTCTGCTGACGGCGAATCAGGACAATGGTTTGATCGCAAGTTATCGGATCGATCCGGACACGGGTAACCTCGTCTCTACGGGTTATACACTAGAAGTTACGCGCCCGGTATGTATCTGTCCTGTAGAGAAGGCAAAGGCGAATAAACGTTAA
- a CDS encoding MBL fold metallo-hydrolase: MLQTTIEHVTQISFLPRLFPINVYLVEESDGITLIDAGMSFSQKGILQAAAAIGKPITRIVLTHAHGDHVGALDGLKKELSNASVYISKRDALLLKGNAELQPGELQAPIRGDIPKNITTVPDVLLGDGDSVGSLKAIATPGHTPGHMAFLDERSGILIAGDAWQTRGGLAVSGVLKPWFPFPAMATWSKELALESAKVLTARKPSVLAVGHGRMLKNPVAAMQKAVTHAESTIRRNAK, from the coding sequence ATGTTACAAACAACGATTGAGCACGTGACTCAAATTTCATTTCTTCCTCGCCTATTCCCGATAAACGTCTATCTTGTAGAAGAGAGCGACGGCATTACGCTGATTGATGCTGGTATGTCATTTTCCCAAAAGGGAATCCTGCAAGCGGCAGCCGCTATAGGTAAGCCCATCACCCGGATCGTGCTGACCCATGCCCACGGCGACCATGTCGGGGCGCTCGACGGGTTAAAGAAAGAGCTTTCGAATGCGTCGGTCTACATCTCGAAGCGTGATGCGCTGCTGTTGAAAGGAAACGCGGAGCTCCAGCCTGGGGAGTTGCAAGCTCCGATTCGCGGAGATATCCCCAAGAACATAACCACCGTTCCGGACGTGCTTCTGGGTGACGGGGATTCCGTTGGTTCGCTCAAGGCGATCGCTACTCCCGGACACACGCCGGGGCATATGGCATTTCTCGATGAGCGCAGCGGTATATTGATTGCCGGCGATGCTTGGCAGACACGGGGCGGATTAGCCGTATCCGGTGTGCTCAAACCCTGGTTTCCCTTCCCTGCCATGGCGACCTGGAGCAAGGAGCTTGCCTTGGAAAGCGCCAAAGTGCTAACCGCACGAAAGCCCTCCGTTCTAGCCGTCGGCCACGGACGGATGCTAAAGAATCCTGTCGCTGCCATGCAGAAGGCCGTTACGCATGCGGAATCTACAATTAGGAGGAATGCAAAATGA
- the sleB gene encoding spore cortex-lytic enzyme — translation MITIRKPTRKIISALFLSILLFMPAFAQTTEAAPLLKPGSENGDVWELQYRLKTLDFYTQPLDGKYGANTKTAVTLFQKEYGVPADGVTGAQTWRQLKKYTLNQSEMDVMARVIYSEARGEPYKGQVAVGAVVMNRIQSSEFPIDIRGVVFQKGAFTAVDDGQYWLPPNRTAYLAALDAVRGWDPTFESLYYFNPKTATSKWIWSRPQVLQIGNHIFAH, via the coding sequence ATGATCACCATAAGAAAGCCAACTAGGAAAATAATTTCTGCTCTTTTCCTAAGTATTCTTCTGTTCATGCCTGCATTCGCCCAAACGACGGAGGCAGCTCCGCTGTTAAAGCCGGGCAGTGAAAACGGGGATGTCTGGGAACTTCAATATCGCCTGAAAACGCTGGACTTCTACACGCAGCCGTTGGATGGCAAATATGGCGCAAACACGAAAACAGCTGTTACCCTTTTCCAAAAAGAATACGGTGTGCCAGCCGATGGAGTTACCGGCGCACAAACCTGGAGACAGCTGAAAAAATATACGTTAAATCAATCCGAAATGGATGTCATGGCCAGAGTCATTTACAGTGAAGCCCGCGGTGAGCCTTACAAAGGACAAGTTGCCGTCGGGGCCGTTGTCATGAACCGCATTCAATCCAGCGAATTTCCGATTGATATTCGGGGCGTTGTCTTTCAAAAAGGGGCCTTTACAGCCGTAGACGATGGACAATACTGGCTCCCCCCGAACCGGACCGCCTATTTGGCCGCATTGGATGCCGTTCGCGGCTGGGATCCGACTTTTGAATCCCTTTACTATTTTAATCCCAAAACAGCGACCAGCAAATGGATCTGGTCCAGACCGCAAGTGCTGCAAATCGGCAATCATATCTTTGCGCATTAA
- a CDS encoding copper amine oxidase N-terminal domain-containing protein translates to MKKKISLLAFALLFLFASATQAAPAKIQGNIRVYLDNQEIKFQAAPIMKNGVTFVQFRPLFQALDYKVNWNSGKKQVTGTYLDQKLQMTIGQKTAYVNGAKTTLQIAPFTQGGNTLVPLRFVAEATGLPVKWDSKSRTIKIDREGAIDNATDEVKKLYHTIEEAGNAKKLDAVMSAFHPKSPVFTEIQENYQNQFKNDLHVSADVWEVTVAGTSIHAYTSVTLDRTSGPFAWDATLHYENLLKKDASGAWKIYDLSHYETEYLVGDELLEAHPEVPEAEQKAIVATIDTQSKGFNDENGPLLMSVIHPESAFHEMFRTSIAEGIFDEVNFNLKSVELRTVFFQGEDAVVYAEETDDADGEIIHSTSLYWLKKTEGKWLIYDVLELE, encoded by the coding sequence TTGAAGAAAAAAATAAGCCTACTGGCATTCGCTCTTCTGTTCCTGTTCGCCAGCGCGACGCAAGCCGCTCCGGCAAAGATTCAAGGGAATATCCGAGTCTACCTCGATAACCAGGAAATCAAATTTCAGGCAGCCCCTATTATGAAAAATGGAGTTACCTTCGTGCAATTCCGCCCTCTGTTTCAGGCCCTGGATTATAAAGTCAATTGGAACAGCGGAAAGAAACAGGTAACGGGTACATACCTCGATCAGAAGCTGCAGATGACCATCGGGCAGAAGACCGCTTATGTCAATGGCGCAAAAACCACGCTTCAGATCGCCCCATTCACGCAAGGCGGCAACACGCTGGTTCCCCTTCGTTTCGTAGCGGAAGCCACCGGACTGCCCGTGAAGTGGGACTCCAAGTCACGTACCATCAAGATCGACCGGGAGGGTGCAATCGACAACGCCACCGACGAGGTGAAGAAGCTTTATCATACGATTGAAGAAGCTGGTAATGCCAAGAAACTGGATGCTGTCATGAGCGCCTTCCATCCAAAATCTCCTGTTTTTACAGAAATCCAAGAAAATTATCAGAACCAATTCAAGAACGATCTGCATGTATCCGCTGACGTATGGGAAGTAACGGTAGCCGGAACATCGATCCATGCCTACACCAGTGTGACCCTCGACCGCACCAGCGGGCCTTTTGCTTGGGATGCTACGCTCCATTACGAGAATCTCTTGAAGAAGGACGCGTCGGGAGCATGGAAAATCTATGATCTGAGCCATTACGAGACGGAATATCTAGTCGGAGATGAACTGCTGGAAGCTCATCCGGAAGTGCCGGAAGCGGAACAAAAAGCCATAGTTGCGACCATTGACACCCAGTCCAAGGGCTTCAATGATGAGAATGGTCCGCTGCTCATGTCGGTTATTCATCCGGAATCGGCCTTCCACGAGATGTTCCGAACCAGCATTGCGGAAGGCATCTTCGATGAGGTGAATTTCAACCTTAAATCAGTTGAGCTCCGAACGGTCTTCTTCCAAGGGGAAGACGCCGTCGTCTACGCTGAAGAAACCGATGATGCCGACGGTGAAATCATCCATTCGACCTCCCTTTACTGGCTCAAGAAAACCGAAGGCAAATGGCTGATCTATGATGTACTGGAGCTGGAATAG
- a CDS encoding TetR/AcrR family transcriptional regulator: MSPRPGIDRLQLLQTAADLADQDGLHAVTLAALAGKLGVRSPSLYNHVDGLPGLHAALMLYGLQTLHDRLLKAVAGRSGEDALRYVCLTYVDFARSHPGLYEAALQPLHPEQQEAQQVGNQIVELLLQILAPYQLSEQEALHAVRTLRSLCHGFSSLERGGQFAMDLNVDESLDFMIRIFIDGLQP, translated from the coding sequence ATGAGTCCAAGACCCGGAATCGACCGGCTTCAACTGCTTCAAACCGCTGCCGATCTGGCGGATCAGGATGGACTTCATGCCGTGACCTTAGCCGCGCTTGCAGGCAAGCTGGGCGTTCGGTCCCCTTCCCTGTATAACCATGTAGACGGACTGCCGGGTCTTCATGCCGCCCTGATGCTGTATGGCCTCCAGACATTGCATGATCGGCTGCTGAAGGCTGTCGCCGGCCGGTCTGGTGAAGACGCGCTGCGTTATGTATGCCTTACCTATGTCGACTTTGCCAGATCTCACCCCGGATTATACGAAGCCGCATTGCAGCCTCTCCATCCGGAACAACAGGAGGCGCAGCAGGTAGGCAATCAGATTGTCGAGCTTTTGCTCCAAATTTTGGCTCCATACCAGCTCAGTGAGCAGGAGGCGCTGCATGCCGTGCGGACACTTCGCAGCCTGTGCCATGGCTTCTCATCTCTGGAACGCGGGGGTCAATTCGCTATGGATCTGAATGTAGATGAAAGCCTGGATTTCATGATCCGGATTTTCATCGATGGACTCCAACCTTAA
- a CDS encoding sigma-70 family RNA polymerase sigma factor → MIDHNELAAAACRGDEEAFYALVTEHRRRLYGIAYSYLHNESDALEVLQETVCRAWVKCRKLRHPEAFVPWLIRILINCCVDEQKRKKRMVPVEEVRSQETAAEMVSDSKLDLERALSRMKPKYRHVLILKYYQDMTISDIANILDVPEGTVKTRLHQGLKLLRQKIEPGGAIFHV, encoded by the coding sequence ATGATAGATCATAATGAGCTTGCGGCTGCTGCATGCAGAGGAGACGAGGAAGCGTTCTATGCACTCGTGACGGAGCACCGAAGGCGCCTATATGGAATTGCGTACAGTTATTTGCATAACGAGAGTGACGCACTGGAGGTATTGCAGGAGACGGTGTGCAGGGCTTGGGTGAAGTGCCGGAAGCTGAGGCATCCGGAGGCATTTGTCCCTTGGCTCATTCGGATCCTGATTAATTGCTGCGTGGATGAGCAGAAACGAAAAAAACGCATGGTTCCGGTTGAAGAAGTGCGCAGCCAGGAGACGGCTGCCGAGATGGTCAGTGACAGCAAGCTGGATCTGGAGCGTGCGCTCAGCCGGATGAAGCCCAAATACCGCCATGTGCTGATTTTGAAATACTATCAGGACATGACGATCAGCGATATCGCCAATATTCTCGATGTTCCGGAGGGTACGGTCAAAACCCGGCTGCATCAAGGATTAAAGCTGCTGCGGCAAAAAATCGAGCCAGGAGGTGCCATATTCCATGTTTGA